Proteins encoded in a region of the Photobacterium profundum SS9 genome:
- a CDS encoding methyltransferase has product MKPALTLHDRTLKLNRFPIRKIETLQAWDAADEYLINHTHDMELDPQRPILILNDSFGALSCWFAERANVTTVTDSFVAKQGCIANLTANQLPSVNIIDCLAELPKNPQLVLIKLPKNNRLLTWQLQQLCHLLPEDCRVIGAAKVKDIHTSTLKLCDKYLGETKTSLAVKKARLVFIKPNASLAKPMPEAKAWDVPEHGIRLSNHANVFSGESLDIGARLLLNHIPQDFKYKDIIDLGCGNGVIGIKAARRNPQAKITCVDESFMAAASCTENAKQNLEAPEQLTAIVTDCLADIEHSSADLVLCNPPFHQQTTITDHIAWQMFCDAKQVLRPKGELIVIGNRQLGYDDKLKRLFGNVEIIAQNDKFIVYQSVK; this is encoded by the coding sequence ATGAAACCTGCACTGACTCTGCATGATCGTACGTTAAAACTTAACCGTTTTCCGATACGCAAAATTGAAACTCTGCAAGCATGGGATGCTGCAGATGAGTATTTAATTAATCATACTCATGACATGGAGCTCGATCCACAGCGCCCGATTCTAATTCTGAATGACAGTTTTGGCGCTTTAAGCTGCTGGTTTGCTGAACGAGCCAATGTTACGACCGTTACTGATTCTTTTGTGGCAAAACAAGGCTGTATAGCGAACCTAACAGCTAACCAATTGCCCAGTGTTAATATTATTGATTGCTTGGCTGAATTGCCTAAAAACCCACAATTAGTATTAATAAAGCTGCCTAAGAATAACCGCTTACTGACTTGGCAATTACAACAACTATGTCATCTTTTACCAGAAGATTGCAGGGTTATTGGCGCGGCAAAAGTAAAAGATATTCACACTTCAACGCTGAAGCTTTGTGATAAATATCTAGGCGAGACCAAAACATCTTTAGCTGTAAAAAAAGCACGTTTAGTCTTTATTAAACCAAATGCTTCACTCGCAAAACCCATGCCTGAAGCTAAAGCGTGGGATGTGCCAGAACATGGCATCAGATTAAGTAACCATGCCAATGTGTTCTCAGGTGAAAGCCTAGACATTGGTGCGCGTTTATTACTGAACCATATTCCACAAGATTTTAAATATAAAGACATTATCGACTTAGGCTGTGGTAATGGTGTAATCGGTATTAAAGCGGCACGACGTAACCCGCAGGCAAAAATCACCTGTGTCGATGAAAGTTTCATGGCTGCCGCATCTTGCACAGAAAATGCGAAACAGAACCTAGAAGCACCCGAGCAGCTCACCGCTATTGTTACCGATTGCCTCGCTGATATTGAACATAGCAGTGCTGATCTCGTTTTATGTAATCCACCGTTCCACCAGCAAACAACCATTACTGATCATATTGCTTGGCAAATGTTCTGTGATGCAAAGCAAGTTTTAAGACCAAAAGGGGAGTTAATCGTCATTGGTAATCGCCAGTTAGGATACGATGACAAACTAAAACGTCTATTTGGTAATGTCGAAATCATTGCGCAGAATGACAAATTTATTGTCTATCAATCTGTAAAATAA
- the bolA gene encoding transcriptional regulator BolA, with protein MIQKRIQEKLQKALSPAHLEVINESYMHNVPEGSESHFKVIVVSEQFEGARLIGRHRAVNSALAHELANDIHALAIHTYTPSEWQELSNGAPLSPSCHGGSK; from the coding sequence ATGATTCAGAAACGCATTCAAGAAAAGTTACAAAAAGCACTTTCACCTGCTCATTTAGAAGTGATAAATGAAAGTTACATGCACAACGTACCTGAAGGCTCTGAAAGCCACTTTAAAGTGATAGTGGTGAGTGAGCAGTTTGAAGGAGCACGTTTGATTGGTCGCCATCGCGCGGTGAATTCAGCCCTCGCGCATGAGTTAGCCAATGATATACATGCCTTAGCTATTCATACGTATACGCCCAGCGAATGGCAAGAGTTATCAAATGGTGCGCCGTTATCACCGTCATGCCATGGTGGTTCTAAATAA
- a CDS encoding TRAP transporter substrate-binding protein: protein MMLRSVKAIVALIASMLISACDSNDSTSNVEDISTVEWTLVTSWPKGFPGLGEAPEHFAEKVNILSRGRLQIKVYGAGELVPSFDVFNAVSKGTAQMGHSAAYYWQKKIPASPFFASIPFGMTAQEMNAWLHYGGGLELWQELYAPFGVVPLAGGNTGAQMGGWFNKEITTLDDLSGLKMRLPGFGADVLKRAGGIPVSLPGGELFTALETGAIDATEWVGPYNDLAFGLHNAAKYYYYPGWHEPGTNLEFLINKDALQALPVDLREVIKVAARAVSQDMLDEYTFKNVQALDILLNEHDVSLKVFPDDVLLRLKQLTNELLVEKSDSDPTLKKVYDSYYRFLIDVQQYGRFTENADVNID, encoded by the coding sequence ATGATGCTACGTAGTGTTAAAGCGATTGTAGCACTTATAGCATCGATGCTTATTAGTGCTTGTGATAGTAATGATTCGACAAGCAATGTTGAAGATATTAGTACCGTTGAATGGACGTTAGTGACGTCTTGGCCTAAAGGTTTTCCTGGGTTGGGAGAGGCCCCAGAGCATTTTGCCGAAAAAGTAAATATACTCAGCCGAGGTCGTTTACAAATAAAAGTGTATGGTGCAGGGGAATTGGTACCCAGTTTTGATGTCTTTAATGCTGTCTCTAAAGGTACAGCACAAATGGGGCACTCTGCAGCTTATTATTGGCAAAAAAAGATTCCAGCGTCGCCTTTTTTCGCCTCTATTCCTTTTGGAATGACAGCACAAGAAATGAATGCCTGGCTTCACTATGGTGGTGGCCTTGAATTATGGCAGGAACTCTATGCACCTTTTGGTGTTGTTCCACTGGCTGGAGGGAATACTGGGGCGCAAATGGGGGGGTGGTTTAATAAAGAAATCACCACACTCGATGATCTTTCTGGTTTGAAAATGCGTTTACCAGGCTTCGGTGCAGATGTACTTAAACGTGCAGGAGGGATTCCTGTTAGTTTACCTGGCGGTGAATTGTTTACGGCGTTAGAAACAGGTGCGATCGATGCGACAGAATGGGTTGGTCCTTATAATGATTTGGCCTTTGGTTTACATAACGCAGCCAAGTACTACTATTACCCAGGGTGGCATGAGCCAGGAACGAATCTGGAATTCCTGATTAACAAAGATGCTTTGCAGGCATTGCCTGTTGACTTAAGAGAAGTCATAAAAGTTGCAGCACGTGCCGTCAGCCAAGATATGCTGGATGAATACACATTCAAAAATGTTCAGGCATTGGATATTTTACTCAATGAACATGATGTGTCGTTGAAAGTGTTTCCCGACGACGTTTTGCTTCGGCTTAAGCAACTGACTAACGAATTATTAGTAGAAAAAAGTGACTCAGACCCAACATTAAAGAAAGTGTATGACTCTTATTACCGCTTTCTTATTGATGTTCAGCAATATGGGCGTTTTACAGAGAATGCAGATGTAAATATCGATTAA
- a CDS encoding Na(+)-translocating NADH-quinone reductase subunit A, whose translation MITIKKGLDIPISGTPTQVINDGNTITRVALLGEEYVGMRPTMHTRVGDVVKKGQVLFEDKKNPGVKFTAPASGKVAEINRGAKRVLQSVVIDVEGNEQVTFNSYKADQLAQLDRAAIVEQLVESGMWTALRTRPFSKVAAIDSETKAIFVTAVDTNPLAANPEAIINEQADAFVAGLTLLSRLTSDKVHVCKSGASLPRCSETNVEEHVFNGPHPSGLVGTHIHMLFGANAANVAWHINYQDVIAFGQLFLTGELYTDRVVALAGPVVNKPRLVRTQIGASIEQLTDSELMPGQIRVLSGSVLNGLSAIGPHGYLGRYHLQVSALREGYEKEFLGWIIPGKNKFSVTRAFLSQFFPGQLFNMTTSTNGSDRAMVPIGNYEKVMPLDVEPTLLLRDLCAGDSDSAQLLGALELDEEDLALCTFVCPGKYEFGPLLRECLDKIEKEG comes from the coding sequence ATGATTACAATAAAAAAAGGGTTAGACATCCCAATCTCAGGGACTCCTACCCAGGTGATAAATGATGGTAATACCATCACAAGAGTTGCCTTACTTGGCGAAGAATATGTTGGTATGCGTCCTACAATGCATACTCGCGTAGGGGATGTAGTGAAAAAAGGTCAGGTTCTTTTTGAAGATAAAAAGAACCCTGGCGTTAAATTCACTGCTCCAGCTAGTGGTAAGGTTGCAGAAATTAATCGTGGCGCTAAGCGTGTTCTACAATCAGTTGTGATTGATGTAGAAGGCAACGAGCAAGTCACATTTAACAGCTATAAGGCTGATCAATTAGCCCAACTAGATCGCGCTGCGATTGTTGAGCAATTGGTTGAGTCTGGTATGTGGACTGCGCTTCGTACGCGTCCGTTCAGCAAAGTTGCTGCAATCGATTCTGAAACAAAGGCTATCTTTGTGACAGCGGTTGATACTAATCCTCTAGCGGCTAATCCTGAAGCTATTATCAATGAGCAAGCAGATGCTTTTGTTGCTGGTTTAACGCTATTGTCGCGTTTAACAAGCGATAAAGTACATGTTTGTAAATCAGGTGCTAGCCTTCCTCGATGTTCTGAAACGAATGTTGAAGAGCACGTATTCAACGGTCCACACCCTTCTGGTCTTGTTGGTACGCACATTCACATGCTATTCGGCGCTAACGCTGCAAATGTAGCATGGCACATCAACTACCAAGACGTGATTGCGTTCGGTCAGCTTTTCCTAACGGGTGAGCTTTATACTGATCGTGTTGTTGCATTGGCTGGTCCCGTTGTGAATAAGCCGCGTTTGGTTCGTACTCAGATTGGTGCTTCTATTGAGCAGCTAACTGATTCAGAACTAATGCCAGGCCAAATTCGTGTGCTTTCAGGTTCTGTATTAAATGGTCTTTCAGCGATAGGCCCTCATGGGTATCTTGGTCGTTACCATTTACAGGTATCTGCGCTTCGTGAAGGCTATGAAAAAGAATTCTTAGGCTGGATTATTCCAGGTAAAAACAAGTTTTCTGTTACACGTGCTTTCCTAAGTCAATTCTTCCCTGGTCAGTTGTTTAATATGACAACGTCGACCAATGGTAGTGACCGTGCAATGGTGCCAATTGGCAACTATGAAAAAGTCATGCCTCTGGATGTTGAACCAACACTACTTCTTCGTGATTTGTGTGCTGGTGATAGCGATAGTGCACAATTGCTGGGTGCGTTAGAACTGGATGAAGAAGATCTAGCTCTATGTACGTTTGTATGCCCAGGTAAGTATGAGTTTGGTCCACTGTTACGTGAGTGCCTGGACAAAATTGAGAAGGAAGGGTAA
- a CDS encoding NADH:ubiquinone reductase (Na(+)-transporting) subunit B: MGLKNLLEQVEHHFEPGGKHERWFALYEAFATLMYTPGTVTRTGSHVRDSVDLKRIMIMVWFAVFPAMFWGMYNVGDQAIVALNHMYAGDQLVSIIAGDWHYWLTEMLGGAMSADAGWGSKMLLGATYFLPIYAVVFAVGGFWEVLFCMVRKHEVNEGFFVTSILFALIVPATLPLWQAALGITFGVVVAKEIFGGTGRNFLNPALAGRAFLFFAYPAQISGDAVWTAADGFTGATALSQWAQGGDAKLINVVTGDAITWMDAFIGRIPGSIGEVSTLAIILGGAMIVYMGIASWRIIAGTMIGMIATATLFNIIGSDTNALFSMPWHWHLVLGGFAFGMMFMATDPVSAAFTNKGKWWYGALIGAMAVMVRVVNPAYPEGMMLAILFANLFAPLFDNLVVQGNIKRRLARHVK; this comes from the coding sequence ATGGGTCTCAAGAATTTACTCGAGCAAGTTGAACATCACTTTGAACCAGGTGGTAAACACGAGAGATGGTTTGCGCTGTATGAAGCGTTTGCAACTCTTATGTACACACCAGGTACAGTGACTCGAACTGGCTCACATGTGCGTGATAGCGTTGATCTAAAACGTATCATGATCATGGTGTGGTTTGCAGTTTTCCCAGCTATGTTCTGGGGTATGTACAACGTTGGTGATCAAGCTATCGTTGCACTTAATCATATGTATGCTGGTGATCAACTCGTTTCGATCATTGCTGGTGATTGGCATTACTGGTTAACAGAAATGCTCGGTGGCGCCATGTCAGCAGATGCTGGCTGGGGCAGTAAAATGCTACTGGGTGCGACGTATTTCTTACCTATCTATGCAGTAGTTTTTGCTGTGGGTGGTTTCTGGGAAGTACTTTTCTGTATGGTGCGTAAGCATGAAGTTAACGAAGGTTTCTTTGTTACTTCTATTCTTTTCGCTCTTATCGTTCCAGCTACGCTACCACTTTGGCAAGCAGCACTAGGTATTACCTTCGGTGTTGTTGTTGCTAAAGAAATCTTTGGTGGTACTGGTCGTAACTTCCTTAACCCTGCACTTGCAGGTCGTGCTTTCCTATTCTTCGCATACCCAGCGCAAATTTCTGGTGATGCAGTATGGACAGCAGCTGACGGCTTCACTGGTGCTACGGCACTTAGCCAGTGGGCTCAAGGTGGTGACGCGAAACTAATCAACGTTGTTACTGGCGACGCGATCACTTGGATGGACGCTTTCATTGGTCGTATTCCTGGTTCTATCGGTGAAGTTTCTACGCTAGCTATCATCCTTGGTGGTGCAATGATTGTGTACATGGGCATTGCTTCATGGCGCATCATCGCAGGTACTATGATTGGTATGATTGCGACAGCAACTCTGTTTAACATCATTGGTTCTGATACTAATGCACTGTTCAGCATGCCTTGGCACTGGCACCTAGTTCTAGGTGGTTTTGCATTCGGTATGATGTTCATGGCAACAGATCCTGTGTCTGCAGCATTTACCAATAAAGGTAAGTGGTGGTATGGCGCATTGATCGGGGCTATGGCTGTGATGGTTCGTGTGGTTAACCCAGCGTACCCAGAAGGTATGATGCTAGCGATTCTATTCGCTAACCTATTCGCACCTCTATTTGACAACCTAGTGGTTCAGGGCAATATCAAACGGAGGCTAGCACGTCATGTCAAGTAA
- a CDS encoding Na(+)-translocating NADH-quinone reductase subunit C: MSSNNDSIKKTLIVVVALSLVCSIIVSTAAVVLRPLQQENAILDVQRNILSVAGLLDDSTNIKESYAQFIEPKLVDLKTGSFVEQSEAGQTPAQYKQRIAAKDPAQSIKLSGDQDLAKIIRRADLATVYLVKDANNNIEKLILPVHGTGLWSMMYAFIAVETDGNTVAGITYYDQGETPGLGGEVENPNWRAQFVGKKLFNDDNKPAIRIVKGGAPAGDLYGVDGLSGATLTGNGVQHTFDFWLGDMGFGPFLTKVREGGLNNG; the protein is encoded by the coding sequence ATGTCAAGTAATAACGATAGCATTAAAAAAACGCTGATTGTTGTTGTTGCATTGAGTCTTGTTTGCTCAATTATAGTATCAACCGCTGCGGTTGTTCTGCGTCCTCTTCAACAAGAAAATGCAATTCTTGATGTTCAGCGTAATATTCTTTCAGTAGCAGGCCTACTGGATGATTCAACGAACATCAAAGAATCTTACGCTCAGTTTATCGAGCCTAAACTTGTTGATCTTAAAACCGGTAGCTTCGTTGAGCAATCTGAAGCAGGGCAAACGCCTGCTCAGTATAAGCAACGTATAGCGGCAAAAGATCCAGCACAATCAATTAAGCTGTCTGGCGATCAAGACTTGGCGAAAATTATTCGTCGTGCAGATCTCGCAACGGTTTACTTGGTTAAAGATGCGAACAACAACATTGAAAAATTGATTCTGCCGGTTCACGGTACTGGTCTTTGGTCAATGATGTACGCATTTATTGCTGTTGAAACTGATGGCAACACGGTTGCGGGTATCACTTACTACGATCAGGGTGAAACTCCTGGGCTAGGTGGTGAAGTTGAGAACCCTAACTGGCGTGCTCAGTTTGTTGGTAAGAAGTTGTTTAACGACGACAACAAACCAGCAATTCGTATTGTTAAAGGCGGCGCTCCTGCTGGCGATCTATACGGTGTAGATGGTCTGTCTGGTGCAACCTTGACGGGTAATGGTGTACAACACACCTTCGACTTCTGGTTAGGTGACATGGGCTTTGGTCCGTTTCTAACTAAGGTTCGTGAGGGAGGCCTAAACAATGGCTGA
- a CDS encoding NADH:ubiquinone reductase (Na(+)-transporting) subunit D: MADTKEMKKILFAPFLDNNPIALQVLGVCSALAVTTKLETAFVMTLAVMFVTAFSNLFVSLIRNHIPNSVRIIVQMAIIASLVIVVDQVLKAFVYDISKQLSVFVGLIITNCIVMGRAEAYAMKSAPLPSFIDGVGNGLGYGFVLITVAFFRELLGSGKLFGVEVLPLVSDGGWYQPNGLMLLAPSAFFLIGFMIWAIRIIRPAQVEAKE, translated from the coding sequence ATGGCTGATACTAAAGAAATGAAAAAGATTCTGTTTGCGCCGTTTCTGGATAATAACCCGATTGCGCTTCAGGTTCTTGGTGTATGTTCTGCATTGGCAGTAACAACTAAATTGGAAACAGCGTTTGTTATGACGCTAGCGGTAATGTTTGTTACTGCATTTTCTAACTTATTTGTATCGCTAATACGTAACCATATTCCTAACAGTGTACGTATCATTGTTCAGATGGCGATTATCGCGTCATTGGTAATCGTGGTTGACCAAGTACTTAAAGCGTTTGTTTACGATATTTCTAAGCAGCTTTCTGTATTTGTTGGCCTGATCATTACGAACTGTATCGTAATGGGTCGTGCTGAAGCATACGCAATGAAATCGGCACCACTACCGTCTTTTATCGATGGTGTTGGTAATGGCTTAGGCTACGGTTTTGTACTTATCACTGTTGCTTTCTTCCGTGAATTATTAGGTTCAGGCAAGTTGTTTGGTGTTGAGGTTCTACCTCTAGTTTCTGATGGCGGTTGGTATCAACCAAACGGTCTGATGTTACTTGCACCGTCTGCTTTCTTCCTAATTGGTTTCATGATCTGGGCAATTCGTATTATTCGTCCAGCACAAGTAGAAGCGAAGGAGTAA
- the nqrE gene encoding NADH:ubiquinone reductase (Na(+)-transporting) subunit E — translation MEHYLSLLVRSIFIENMALSFFLGMCTFLAVSKKVKTSFGLGVAVIVVLTIAIPVNNLVYNLLLKDGAIVDGVDLTFLNFITFIGVIAALVQILEMILDRFFPPLYNALGIFLPLITVNCAIFGGVSFMVQRDYNFVESIVYGFGSGVGWMLAIVALAGIREKMKYSDVPPGLRGLGITFITVGLMALGFMSFSGVQL, via the coding sequence ATGGAACATTATCTAAGCCTTTTAGTTCGTTCGATTTTTATCGAGAACATGGCACTTTCGTTCTTCTTGGGTATGTGTACATTCCTGGCTGTATCGAAGAAAGTTAAGACTTCTTTTGGTTTGGGTGTTGCGGTAATCGTCGTATTGACGATTGCTATACCTGTGAACAACTTAGTTTACAACCTATTACTGAAAGATGGTGCGATTGTTGATGGAGTGGATTTAACGTTCCTTAACTTCATCACGTTTATCGGTGTAATTGCAGCGTTAGTACAGATTCTGGAAATGATTCTGGACCGCTTCTTCCCGCCGCTATACAACGCACTGGGTATCTTCCTTCCGCTGATCACAGTTAACTGTGCAATCTTCGGTGGTGTATCTTTCATGGTACAGCGTGACTACAACTTTGTTGAATCGATTGTTTACGGTTTCGGCTCTGGTGTGGGTTGGATGCTCGCTATCGTTGCTCTTGCGGGTATCCGTGAGAAGATGAAGTATTCAGATGTACCTCCTGGCCTACGTGGCCTAGGTATTACATTCATCACTGTTGGTCTAATGGCGTTAGGCTTTATGTCTTTCTCCGGCGTACAGCTGTAA
- the nqrF gene encoding NADH:ubiquinone reductase (Na(+)-transporting) subunit F has translation MDIILGVVMFTLIILALVLVILFAKSKLVPSGDITISVNNDPEKAITTAAGGKLLTALSSSGIFVSSACGGGGSCGQCRVKIKSGGGDILPTELDHITKGEAREGERLACQVNVKSDMNIELPEEIFGVKKWECEVLSNDNEATFIKELVLKIPDGEEVPFRAGGYIQIEAEPHHIKYADFDVPEEYRGDWDKFNLFRYESIVKEHSIRAYSMASYPEEKGLIKLNVRIATPPPNNPDVAPGIMSSYIWSLKPGDNCTISGPFGEFFAKETDNEMVFIGGGAGMAPMRSHIFDQLHRLQSTRKMTYWYGARSKREMFYVEDFDKLAAENENFDWYVALSDPSPEENWDGYTGFIHNVIYDNYLKDHDAPEDCEYYMCGPPMMNAAVIGMLKDLGVEDENILLDDFGG, from the coding sequence ATGGATATTATTCTTGGCGTAGTGATGTTTACCTTGATTATCCTGGCTCTAGTTTTAGTGATTCTTTTCGCTAAATCTAAGCTGGTACCATCAGGTGATATTACTATCTCTGTAAACAACGATCCGGAAAAAGCGATTACAACCGCTGCCGGTGGCAAACTGCTAACTGCTCTTTCTTCTAGCGGTATCTTCGTTTCGTCTGCATGTGGCGGCGGTGGCTCTTGTGGTCAGTGTCGTGTGAAAATCAAATCAGGTGGTGGTGATATTCTACCGACTGAGCTTGATCACATCACAAAAGGCGAAGCACGTGAAGGCGAGCGTCTTGCTTGTCAGGTTAACGTTAAATCTGACATGAACATTGAGCTTCCTGAAGAAATCTTCGGCGTGAAGAAGTGGGAATGTGAAGTTCTTTCGAATGATAACGAAGCAACCTTTATTAAAGAGTTGGTTCTTAAAATCCCTGATGGTGAGGAAGTTCCTTTCCGTGCGGGTGGTTACATTCAGATTGAAGCTGAACCGCACCACATTAAATACGCTGATTTCGATGTGCCGGAAGAATACCGTGGCGACTGGGATAAGTTTAACTTATTCCGCTACGAATCTATCGTGAAAGAGCATTCAATCCGAGCTTACTCTATGGCTTCATACCCAGAAGAGAAAGGTTTGATTAAGTTGAATGTACGTATCGCAACACCGCCACCCAATAACCCTGACGTAGCACCTGGTATTATGTCATCGTATATTTGGTCACTAAAACCTGGTGATAATTGTACTATTTCAGGTCCATTTGGTGAGTTCTTCGCTAAAGAGACTGATAATGAAATGGTCTTCATCGGTGGTGGTGCGGGTATGGCGCCAATGCGTTCACATATCTTCGATCAATTACACCGTCTTCAGTCTACTCGTAAGATGACTTACTGGTACGGTGCACGTTCTAAGCGCGAAATGTTCTATGTAGAAGATTTCGATAAGCTCGCTGCTGAGAACGAAAACTTTGATTGGTATGTTGCACTGTCTGATCCATCTCCAGAAGAGAACTGGGATGGTTACACAGGCTTCATCCACAACGTGATTTACGATAATTACTTGAAAGATCACGATGCACCAGAAGATTGTGAGTACTACATGTGTGGTCCACCTATGATGAACGCAGCTGTTATCGGCATGCTGAAAGATCTAGGTGTTGAAGATGAAAACATCCTACTGGATGACTTCGGTGGCTAA
- a CDS encoding FAD:protein FMN transferase, giving the protein MKTFLTRAVMLLAMTMTLVGCGDQRELIHLNGSTMGTYYSIKLIKQEGLPAATDIQAEIDRRLELVNDQMSTYRKHSELSQFNQHTTNEPFTVSADTAKVVKESLRLSELTNGAYDVTVGPIVNLWSFGPEARPEATPTDEELNKRREIIGYHHLKVDGNKLIKDIPDLYVDLSSIAKGFGVDVVADYFDELGVPDYLVEIGGELSVKGNNLEGIPWRIAVEKPTEDGSRSVQEIIEPGDMAVATSGDYRNYFEEDGIRYSHLINPKTGKPIANHVVSVTVLHPSSMTADAYATAFSVMGEEESIKLANEENLPILLVIKTENGFKEYLSDDFVPYLKKK; this is encoded by the coding sequence ATGAAGACGTTCCTTACTCGAGCAGTTATGCTGCTTGCTATGACAATGACATTGGTGGGTTGTGGTGATCAGCGTGAGTTGATTCATTTAAACGGTTCAACGATGGGAACTTACTATTCAATTAAGTTGATTAAGCAGGAAGGCTTACCCGCTGCCACGGATATTCAGGCAGAGATTGATCGTCGCTTAGAATTAGTGAATGATCAGATGTCGACTTATCGTAAGCATTCCGAGCTCAGTCAATTTAACCAACACACAACGAATGAACCTTTTACGGTATCTGCTGATACGGCAAAAGTTGTGAAAGAATCATTACGTTTATCAGAATTAACGAATGGCGCTTATGATGTAACTGTTGGTCCGATTGTTAACTTGTGGAGCTTTGGTCCCGAGGCTCGCCCAGAAGCAACGCCAACAGATGAAGAGTTAAATAAGCGTCGTGAAATTATTGGTTATCACCACCTAAAGGTTGATGGTAATAAGCTAATAAAAGATATTCCAGATCTGTATGTTGATCTGTCTTCAATAGCTAAAGGCTTCGGTGTTGATGTTGTTGCTGATTATTTTGATGAGTTAGGTGTACCTGATTACTTGGTTGAAATCGGTGGTGAACTTAGCGTTAAAGGTAACAACCTTGAAGGTATACCTTGGCGTATTGCAGTAGAAAAACCAACGGAAGATGGTAGCCGTTCAGTACAAGAAATTATTGAACCTGGTGATATGGCCGTGGCGACATCAGGCGATTACCGTAATTACTTTGAAGAAGATGGTATTCGTTATTCGCACCTGATTAACCCAAAAACAGGCAAACCGATTGCTAACCATGTGGTATCCGTTACAGTGCTTCACCCATCAAGTATGACAGCCGATGCTTATGCGACTGCATTTTCTGTTATGGGTGAAGAAGAGTCGATAAAACTCGCTAACGAAGAAAATTTACCGATTTTATTAGTAATAAAAACGGAAAATGGCTTCAAAGAGTATCTATCTGATGATTTTGTACCTTATTTGAAGAAAAAGTAG
- the nqrM gene encoding (Na+)-NQR maturation NqrM encodes MAVYLTTFAVFLLVIVAMAVGYIFQRKSVSGSCGGLDGIGIAKECDCPEPCDARKKREAREARHADWKKNQII; translated from the coding sequence ATGGCTGTATATCTAACAACCTTCGCGGTATTTTTACTGGTTATCGTAGCGATGGCTGTCGGCTACATCTTTCAGCGTAAAAGCGTTAGCGGTAGCTGCGGTGGGCTTGATGGTATCGGCATTGCAAAAGAGTGTGACTGCCCTGAACCTTGCGACGCGCGTAAAAAACGTGAAGCCCGAGAAGCACGTCATGCCGACTGGAAAAAGAACCAAATCATCTAG